From a single Silene latifolia isolate original U9 population chromosome 6, ASM4854445v1, whole genome shotgun sequence genomic region:
- the LOC141587435 gene encoding uncharacterized protein LOC141587435: MSIMSKNALDLSKVEPLDGKNYKRWSQKLLMFFEQFEIDYVLFSNPPAPVTEIDASSVETTPPAISVVKSNEEAIKKHDKDNKTVRFHLLNLMTNTLFDLFMVHKSAKTIWELLEKKYGADDAGKKKYVIGKWLRFQMVDDKPIMEQVHVYENFCADVVNEGMKLDEIFLANVLLEKFPLPVRL, translated from the coding sequence ATGTCCATCATGTCAAAAAATGCTCTTGATTTGTCAAAAGTCGAACCCTTAGATGGTAAGAACTATAAGCGTTGGTCTCAAAAATTACTGATGTTTTTTGAGCAGTTTGAAATTGATTACGTCCTTTTCTCTAACCCTCCTGCTCCCGTAACCGAAATCGATGCATCATCTGTCGAGACGACCCCTCCTGCAATTTCTGTTGTTAAGTCAAATGAAGAGGCTATTAAAAAACATGATAAGGATAATAAAACAGTTAGGTttcacctccttaatcttatgaCTAATACTCTATTTGACTTATTTATGGTTCATAAATCTGCTAAAACCATATGGGAATTACTTGAGAAAAAATATGGGGCTGATGATGCGGGTAAAAAGAAATATGTCATTGGGAAATGGCTGAGGTTCCAAATGGTAGATGACAAACCTATAATGGAACAAGTTCATGTCTATGAGAATTTCTGTGCTGACGTAGTTAATGAAGGGATGAAACTAGATGAGATTTTTCTAGCAAATGTGTTACTGGAAAAATTCCCCCTTCCGGTCCGACTATAG
- the LOC141586136 gene encoding F-box/kelch-repeat protein At3g61590-like, with the protein MDRNAWVRHFHYSPAFNPVKVDSVSDVNDELNKNTVSVVSILPDDVLERILAILPIASIFRAGCVCKRWHEIVVSKRFLWNFSFITSAQKPWYFMFTGTDEFFGYSYDPTLRKWYSIDLPHFVTSNWFIASSFGLVCFMNNDSINELHVCNPVTKCSKKLVEPSGIKSSDYTALAISVNKTSHKYKVSIVRSKQVPENFYEWNLSIHIYSSETMTWTTSLTEVLNGWRAGDESVICDGALYFLLYSTGVGMCDHRHGLIKYRLSNRSSKGLLMSNFIPAPCSLTCGRLMNLKEKLVMVGGIGKHDRSDIIKGIGIWVLNGKNWVEVAKMPHKYFQGFGEFDDVFASSGTEDIIYIQSYGAPALLLFDMNQKQWKWSQKCPVTKRFPLQLFTGFCFEPRLEVSPFKLGEV; encoded by the coding sequence ATGGATAGGAATGCATGGGTAAGACATTTCCATTACAGCCCTGCATTCAATCCCGTCAAAGTTGATTCAGTTTCTGATGTAAATGATGAGTTGAACAAAAATACCGTCTCTGTAGTTTCTATTCTGCCAGATGACGTACTAGAAAGAATTCTGGCTATCCTTCCAATTGCCAGTATTTTTCGAGCTGGTTGTGTTTGTAAGAGATGGCATGAGATAGTGGTTTCCAAACGTTTCTTATGGAACTTCTCTTTTATCACCTCGGCACAAAAGCCTTGGTATTTCATGTTTACTGGCACTGATGAATTTTTCGGGTATTCATATGATCCTACCCTTCGGAAATGGTATAGCATTGACCTTCCCCATTTTGTGACTTCAAATTGGTTCATTGCTTCCTCATTTGGCTTGGTTTGCTTCATGAATAATGATAGTATAAACGAGCTTCATGTTTGTAATCCCGTCACCAAATGTAGCAAGAAACTTGTTGAGCCTTCTGGTATTAAGTCCTCGGATTATACTGCTTTGGCAATATCGGTGAACAAGACATCACACAAGTATAAAGTCTCGATTGTTAGGTCAAAGCAAGTGCCAGAGAACTTCTATGAGTGGAATCTCTCCATTCATATTTATAGTTCAGAAACAATGACTTGGACTACTTCATTGACCGAGGTTTTAAATGGGTGGAGAGCCGGTGACGAATCTGTAATATGTGATGGTGCTCTTTACTTCTTACTTTACTCAACTGGAGTCGGAATGTGTGATCATCGCCATGGTCTAATAAAGTACAGGCTTTCAAACCGCTCTTCCAAAGGGTTATTAATGAGCAATTTTATTCCGGCCCCTTGTTCATTGACATGCGGGCGTTTAATGAACCTCAAGGAAAAGTTAGTAATGGTAGGAGGGATCGGGAAGCATGATAGGTCCGACATAATCAAAGGAATCGGAATATGGGTTCTGAACGGGAAAAATTGGGTGGAGGTTGCTAAGATGCCTCATAAGTACTTTCAAGGGTTCGGAGAGTTCGATGATGTTTTTGCAAGTAGCGGGACAGAAGACATTATCTACATCCAAAGCTATGGTGCACCGGCATTGCTCTTATTCGATATGAACCAGAAGCAATGGAAATGGTCACAGAAGTGCCCGGTAACCAAGCGGTTTCCACTTCAGCTTTTCACTGGTTTTTGCTTTGAACCTAGGCTTGAGGTTTCTCCTTTTAAACTTGGTGAAGTTTAG